The Polyangiaceae bacterium genome includes a region encoding these proteins:
- a CDS encoding transglutaminase domain-containing protein, which translates to MCMQTTAVRPHQSFRWCGDEIVHDPIVPAARRVPVAKGKRGYDVDIREFLGLDGSALIRRHLDEVRKGLGSEDRALFDSRGQGSFDFRVRAVQEHLRATLRYTPGSRKADSWLVPSETLAAGGGDCEDIAFLLAALLEHSGISGYCLRVALGSITEHRAGAKSRTWDHAWVVYMNEGGAWEILEPLAVLTKGSKARGPRRSKSRRARAEPTPSYQYTPHFVLNREHLWRVRSSDDDAQRPLGDYLANRKFFGEFDPTFAASVHDSIFKSALSGISSSDLATVERASLIVDANTLAYDPRDHFDFAYIDEGWARARKRLETGKLWDLALALHAIGDFYAHSTYADFAPRRRGSDAIVPYNPQTKRLARTPSYDFTRYTPIPGSNKSAEAAAKLWQGKIISGQWWRWFTTYPDDIQGAKELALRRTLPDHDAIAVDDAVMKDSHRHYDEAEFQFQFADRRAAAAEHIQAVWLRWRKKFRGR; encoded by the coding sequence ATGTGCATGCAGACGACCGCGGTGCGGCCGCATCAGAGCTTTCGTTGGTGTGGCGACGAGATTGTCCACGATCCGATCGTGCCGGCGGCGCGACGCGTTCCCGTTGCGAAGGGCAAGCGCGGATACGACGTGGACATCCGGGAGTTCTTGGGCCTCGACGGCAGCGCGCTCATTCGCCGGCACCTCGACGAGGTCCGTAAAGGGCTCGGGTCGGAAGATCGCGCGCTCTTCGACTCCCGCGGGCAGGGCTCCTTCGACTTCCGCGTGCGAGCCGTGCAAGAGCACCTTCGCGCGACGTTGCGCTACACGCCGGGGTCGCGCAAGGCGGATAGCTGGCTCGTGCCGAGCGAGACGCTCGCGGCCGGCGGCGGCGACTGCGAAGACATCGCCTTCTTGCTCGCCGCCCTGCTGGAGCACAGCGGAATCTCCGGCTATTGCCTGCGCGTCGCCCTGGGCAGCATCACGGAGCACCGCGCCGGCGCCAAGAGCCGTACGTGGGACCACGCGTGGGTGGTGTACATGAACGAGGGCGGCGCGTGGGAAATCCTCGAGCCCCTCGCCGTGCTGACGAAAGGGTCGAAGGCACGAGGACCGCGACGTTCGAAATCGCGGCGTGCCCGCGCCGAACCAACCCCCAGCTACCAATACACGCCCCACTTCGTTCTCAATCGCGAGCACCTCTGGCGGGTGCGGAGCAGCGACGACGACGCGCAGCGGCCCCTCGGGGACTATCTGGCCAATCGCAAATTCTTCGGCGAGTTCGACCCGACCTTTGCGGCCAGCGTGCACGACAGCATCTTCAAGAGCGCCCTCAGCGGCATCTCGTCTTCGGACCTGGCGACGGTCGAGCGCGCGAGCCTGATCGTGGACGCCAACACGCTCGCCTACGACCCGCGGGATCACTTCGACTTCGCGTACATCGACGAAGGCTGGGCCCGCGCCCGCAAGCGACTCGAGACGGGCAAGCTCTGGGATCTGGCTCTGGCGCTACACGCCATCGGCGACTTCTACGCCCATAGCACCTATGCGGATTTCGCCCCGCGGCGCCGAGGGAGCGACGCCATCGTGCCCTACAACCCGCAGACCAAACGCCTGGCCCGCACTCCCAGCTACGACTTCACGCGGTACACACCGATCCCCGGCAGCAACAAGTCCGCCGAGGCGGCCGCCAAGCTTTGGCAAGGCAAGATCATCAGCGGCCAGTGGTGGCGTTGGTTCACCACCTACCCGGACGACATCCAGGGCGCGAAGGAGCTCGCGCTCCGCCGCACGTTGCCCGATCACGACGCCATCGCCGTGGACGACGCCGTCATGAAGGACAGTCACCGCCACTACGACGAAGCGGAGTTCCAGTTTCAGTTCGCCGACCGCCGCGCTGCCGCGGCAGAGCACATCCAGGCGGTGTGGCTCCGCTGGCGAAAGAAGTTCCGCGGCCGGTAG
- a CDS encoding LysR family transcriptional regulator encodes MEQCPDVDLNALRSFLAVVTHGGFAAASRTLRAPKSTLSRHVRELEEQLDVRLLERSTRGFRLTPEGEALHARAHAALAELDEAERELTDRDPTPRGPLRVAITHAFAQLHAGALFARFVQRHPEVLLEAVIAETIGDLVSEGFDVAITVDPPDRTDLVVRKLRAEELLMVASPKLIASREAAPPGEPWPAVVPARLQSQERFAAASASRTWKLTRSGKRFEVTARAVLRLPSKVAIRDAVIAGAGAALLPTSLVEAPLREGQLVQLGALADRHALCIVHSSLRLVSARVRAFVDFVVAELG; translated from the coding sequence ATGGAACAGTGCCCCGACGTGGATCTGAACGCGCTCCGCAGCTTTCTCGCCGTGGTCACCCACGGTGGCTTCGCCGCGGCCAGCCGCACGCTCCGTGCGCCGAAGTCCACCCTCTCGCGCCACGTGCGGGAGCTCGAGGAGCAGCTCGACGTGCGCCTCCTCGAGCGCAGCACCCGCGGCTTTCGTCTCACGCCGGAGGGCGAAGCGCTCCACGCCCGGGCTCACGCCGCCCTCGCCGAGCTGGACGAAGCCGAGCGCGAGCTCACCGATCGCGACCCCACGCCCCGCGGTCCTCTGCGGGTGGCGATCACGCATGCGTTCGCCCAGCTCCACGCCGGAGCGCTCTTCGCGCGCTTCGTTCAGCGCCATCCGGAAGTGCTGCTCGAAGCCGTCATCGCGGAGACCATCGGCGATCTCGTCTCTGAAGGCTTCGACGTCGCCATCACCGTCGATCCGCCGGATCGCACGGACCTCGTCGTGCGCAAGCTCCGCGCGGAAGAGCTGCTCATGGTCGCTTCCCCGAAGCTCATCGCCTCCCGCGAAGCCGCACCGCCCGGCGAGCCCTGGCCCGCCGTGGTTCCGGCCCGCTTGCAGAGCCAAGAGCGGTTCGCCGCCGCGTCCGCCAGCCGCACTTGGAAGCTCACCCGGTCCGGCAAACGCTTCGAGGTAACGGCCCGCGCCGTGCTGCGCTTGCCGTCCAAGGTCGCCATCCGCGACGCGGTGATCGCCGGCGCCGGCGCTGCGCTGTTGCCCACGAGCTTGGTGGAAGCTCCGCTTCGCGAAGGCCAGTTGGTGCAATTGGGCGCCCTCGCCGATCGCCACGCGCTGTGCATCGTGCACTCGTCGCTGCGCCTGGTCAGCGCGCGCGTCCGCGCCTTCGTGGACTTCGTCGTGGCAGAGCTGGGCTGA
- a CDS encoding nuclear transport factor 2 family protein, with amino-acid sequence MADRFEILRTFYRVFYNERRFAEAAPLVAASFVNHHPGARGTGPEGLAADFAQHGPPPEFRLEPVRMVADGDLIWVLVRGSGVGNGGVAVDIWRFAGEQLAEHWDVFRRLDETEDADGLLARLR; translated from the coding sequence ATGGCTGACCGATTCGAGATCCTGAGGACGTTCTATCGCGTGTTCTACAACGAGCGGCGCTTCGCCGAGGCAGCACCACTGGTGGCAGCGAGCTTCGTGAATCATCACCCCGGCGCACGGGGAACCGGGCCTGAAGGCCTGGCCGCGGACTTCGCCCAACACGGCCCGCCGCCGGAGTTTCGGCTCGAGCCGGTGCGCATGGTGGCGGACGGGGATTTGATCTGGGTGCTGGTGCGCGGCTCCGGCGTGGGCAATGGCGGCGTGGCCGTGGACATCTGGCGCTTCGCGGGCGAGCAGCTGGCGGAGCACTGGGACGTGTTTCGCCGCCTGGACGAGACCGAGGACGCCGACGGACTCCTCGCGCGCCTGCGCTGA